A single Micromonospora sp. CCTCC AA 2012012 DNA region contains:
- a CDS encoding WXG100 family type VII secretion target, whose amino-acid sequence MGQVHATQEQLNAMAQRCEDTGQGIARGMAQLLDRVQSLGGAGMAGAANNALQDVSVQLNDGLTKIINALDELAGKMSNASKQYGVHDEDAANEIRAAAASTGDSSVMSILRG is encoded by the coding sequence ATGGGTCAGGTCCATGCCACTCAGGAGCAGCTGAACGCCATGGCGCAGCGGTGCGAGGACACCGGCCAGGGGATCGCGCGCGGCATGGCGCAGCTCCTCGACCGGGTGCAGTCGCTCGGTGGCGCCGGCATGGCCGGTGCGGCCAACAACGCCCTTCAGGACGTCTCCGTGCAGCTCAACGACGGTCTCACGAAGATCATCAACGCGTTGGACGAGCTGGCCGGCAAGATGAGCAACGCCTCCAAGCAGTACGGCGTGCACGACGAGGACGCAGCGAACGAGATCCGGGCCGCCGCCGCGTCGACCGGCGACAGCTCCGTCATGAGCATCCTGCGCGGCTGA
- a CDS encoding YbaB/EbfC family nucleoid-associated protein yields MADVPGRPDWGVLRGMMSDLQKATRELPRLQQRMLSVTGTAWSPDGMIKAVVGPRGHLIELDIDPRVLRQPNSKALSASILRTVRAAVEEAGRQSSELLGETLPGDLRGLAANDMQNFVGSHDADVRTRNRDGDE; encoded by the coding sequence ATGGCGGACGTACCGGGGCGCCCGGACTGGGGCGTGCTGCGCGGCATGATGAGTGACCTGCAGAAGGCCACCCGGGAGCTGCCCAGGTTGCAGCAGCGCATGCTCTCGGTGACCGGCACCGCCTGGTCGCCGGACGGCATGATCAAGGCCGTGGTCGGTCCGCGGGGTCATCTGATCGAGCTCGACATCGACCCGCGCGTGCTGCGGCAGCCCAACTCGAAGGCGCTCTCGGCGAGCATCCTGCGGACCGTACGGGCCGCGGTGGAGGAGGCGGGGCGGCAGAGCAGCGAGCTGCTCGGCGAGACCCTCCCCGGTGACCTGCGCGGGCTCGCCGCCAACGACATGCAGAACTTCGTCGGCAGCCACGACGCCGACGTGCGGACGCGGAACAGGGACGGCGATGAGTAA
- a CDS encoding WXG100 family type VII secretion target codes for MTITYNFGQINDVATAIGTFEGMMDRELNDLYTAFTQLFAQDWSGQAGTACDEARQKWNQGATEIKTALAGVGVKLGASAERMQQIDQQIAAGM; via the coding sequence ATGACCATCACGTACAACTTCGGCCAGATCAACGACGTCGCCACGGCCATCGGCACCTTCGAGGGCATGATGGACCGCGAGCTGAACGACCTCTACACGGCGTTCACCCAGCTCTTCGCCCAGGACTGGAGCGGCCAGGCGGGCACCGCGTGCGACGAGGCGCGGCAGAAGTGGAACCAGGGCGCGACCGAGATCAAGACGGCGCTGGCCGGCGTCGGCGTCAAGCTCGGCGCCTCGGCGGAGCGGATGCAGCAGATCGACCAGCAGATCGCGGCCGGAATGTAG
- a CDS encoding WXG100-like domain-containing protein → MSDDHEVMTSILDWFADIEEWIPGARSMVGELLLGPIPLASANNAYDLADQWGDLAQALNDAYTDVMQMANPILESWSGDGAAQTFVEQWFAYLEGLRQTAESAAQMQRGVQNFGLEVELMKFMAALNLIMLAVSIFMLIAAAIPTGGGSLGAAPGLFAATRLALTQAAEKTVGKIASIAMRIVMRSLTRLFGKLPAAVARRVLPAAVRTVVPQIARIVAGRVVAAGTRVMTETVLGRAARTVAARGISKAVANRMAGQALRGLAAREINGTLRNQAVREVQRQLAKEIRQQLLRKWAGKEAREVGENALAKIAAREVAESTLGREFAGYVGTRVAFGAGFMGGGNLLGQFGQILSGNRTEGVDWAQVKDGVVQGAAFGAGMFGGPLGHTIGGAAAGGGLALGQEVYDRIQDPHNKIDWGLVGHSAVQGGAAGAIFGTQTVLEQARFSLPHTRIEGLRIGADVHVLPGHDGGFNVLATRANNHEGLLLTSDGYVAFQGRDGVAHLPEGLAERPDIAGVRDEHFSKLDVDPKARDAAASLTGGVRTDTPAGTRAEAGSGTPARAGDGGGGGGGGPRQNASGGGTSTRTGEPVRSAEPTPRTIERVRVPGGDGAPTVDRTGPVDRGGTPEVTGDRAPADGTAPTGRDGGSSDGGGDPPGTATRGDTDASPSSRTSADTSATDRPAGDALPSQRTTEPIPADHAPTDRAPTDGVPTDRPPTDRVPTDRAPADRVPTDRAPADRVPTDRAPADRVPTDRAPGDRLPADRVPGERTPGGEARSAPDGPRPGGDRTVAGGDRVGPRDGVAPGGERTTPGGSRVGAERAPVGGERAPTGAEAPRGGERPGRDGVDPAPAHARDGQPVDGTARTGGEGRSPRAADPTRDPATTPTDRGPARPEQHAQTRDTVPAARDGGPPPDGPPHDPTTAHPERHHPVDEPVMRSAGAEVGEPPTPESIRQGTVRMELHPDFPQMVKFLEEHGFRLVEHPRGPNVVLRHVYSADRTHVVRQEREVRYREGMRFLDLEHEIDHVNQLKDRFNWEIGTEAVRELPNGNFGKMNGPPGLLSQRHDTIVEYHVRVEEAIRLIERGVDSAVIRDHLAGVKKHEELMDRALRSGGPKLEAWRDRYFSDLGESKSRLDELRTEFESGAARPEGVAGRPEATGHDGDGPRMAKNSRVDDHPRGRHSDDGNSGRLSEDPGNRDTGGVPLRTSGDGPPPGDREIHSGGHSLGRDGGPHVRGGVHEDPAAAARAGELAGGRDVRGVDPARLVSVDGPLPERPVAAPRDVAAVLDREVTDLVRGRDAGPADQPHRADWDPQTRTLRVRYGDGVEVDVVVQVNESVPPGRSVVVRPPMEAVEGGGWRQTEPAGVVLSSHLPADPVARAPHVEESLREAWRTLHDEVGEQLRLPDPSDGAPPPHDAGPPGDGPPPVAERPAPDALRVLEEPVSPEVPVRDADVVGRHPVTPADPPSPAPLTPESVRQSVTGRGGPEQLGRWAGEHLVDRAENGRVQPKPAEEIAAVVDRLADEAADLVGPAPERTPVDQVRHNASPIAETDFVPDGRPWNQPDVSLGELHRAAHGTLPTDFADAGVVAVHSEGPYVKVTLADGGERHFVPQVAGGMRDLAETIVRAGTPDDPHLVYVNHRVAAGQLPRVWVHEITETLAMQHAAQTRPEPHGLLRRAMTALGRIFGGGEAARPEATPRVEPHVAARLNERVHLQRLHDWAGGRPEEQARLRREISGVDRDLAALGHRVDPPEVYRRVQDWGLPDTSHLTGVIGGRHDGTPNPGSAWHGTPRDPVPSQRAPHDLAPPGRPSHDPAPPWTVSHDVAPPRTVGHDAAPPWAVSRDGAPPWAARHDLAPSHSAPHDPGPSHPAPHDPGTSHLTPHDPDPGFPAPHDATPPEPSHDGHWTDKPWEREGRRPSFDELIPVTNAEAAKWAGEVKAEFGRQIEGREFGDGFRVRFDEDNHPISVYRNEVVLRLKVYDADGGLAGRTVRVFAREHDGSLYVTHSSIKLSDGAQGRGFSDGWNGFLEGWYRESGVHHIEVHAVDRGAYAWARAGYEWAPNTEHRANEVLGKLRTGVRQIDEHLDQLARWQRGEAELDVAPLLERYGVDHPDQLPERMRHERDAGQHILDRAARHRFGSPDYPQPQEISRAGADGRSGRDQTWVGKEALLGSDWKGVKPVSDGGVVNPHPRVESTDGRPITAAAVPDGEFHGYARELPEPEAVRDLARSALADAPPVRVERVDLDVVPADSLPDGAVARSVPVDGAGHTLPDGHLPPPDGGYRIEVSDRAGDLAVPRAVRHEVAELNAIGERARAGLDLDAPDVLRPGDVPDGPLPTRGDLSPHDLGRLAERDYLHELARDPEHAAHARSELDALDRHLGLHPDDPGAAARRHVVEDHAAARDEVGTGHTDRTAADDGGDRTTGSDHGDEPITQETGHLSYDDVSDLLPADDSGYRVTPADCEYLGISPEAVADWHARRAPLGMTPEQFGEFRTSLEEALRLDGIDPRAVDLRLQGSSAHFFSGAHKELPKLEDIPDAEAQRRYQEWRGDESEHPLRRPFDSMYRLGLDEEPSDYDVQVSSDAVATKADEVRQATGGADGPLYHPKYGFVVKRFVEGSMPHLLEWAERQTQVLGREVVPAVFSSTGPPDHSASGKVSAHFRDSDWLLNPRRES, encoded by the coding sequence GTGAGTGATGACCACGAGGTGATGACGTCCATCCTCGACTGGTTCGCCGACATCGAGGAGTGGATTCCCGGGGCCCGCAGCATGGTCGGTGAGCTGCTGCTCGGGCCGATCCCGCTGGCCAGCGCCAACAACGCCTACGACCTCGCCGACCAGTGGGGCGACCTGGCGCAGGCGTTGAACGACGCCTACACCGACGTCATGCAGATGGCCAACCCGATCCTGGAGAGCTGGTCGGGCGACGGCGCCGCGCAGACCTTCGTGGAGCAGTGGTTCGCCTATCTCGAAGGGTTGCGCCAGACCGCCGAGAGCGCCGCGCAGATGCAGCGCGGCGTGCAGAACTTCGGGCTCGAGGTCGAGCTGATGAAGTTCATGGCGGCGCTGAACCTCATCATGCTCGCGGTCTCGATCTTCATGCTCATCGCCGCCGCCATCCCGACCGGTGGTGGGTCCCTGGGCGCCGCGCCCGGGCTCTTCGCCGCCACCCGGCTCGCGCTCACCCAGGCCGCCGAGAAGACCGTCGGCAAGATCGCCTCCATCGCGATGCGCATCGTGATGCGCAGCCTCACCCGCCTCTTCGGCAAGCTGCCCGCCGCGGTCGCCCGTCGGGTGCTCCCCGCCGCCGTCCGTACCGTCGTGCCGCAGATCGCCCGGATCGTCGCCGGTCGGGTCGTCGCGGCCGGGACCAGGGTGATGACGGAGACGGTGCTCGGCCGCGCGGCCCGCACGGTCGCCGCGCGCGGCATCTCGAAGGCGGTCGCCAACCGGATGGCCGGGCAGGCGCTGCGCGGGCTGGCCGCCCGGGAGATCAACGGTACGCTGCGCAACCAGGCCGTCCGCGAGGTGCAGCGGCAGCTCGCCAAGGAGATCCGCCAGCAACTGCTGCGCAAGTGGGCCGGCAAGGAGGCCCGCGAGGTCGGCGAGAACGCCCTCGCGAAGATCGCCGCCCGGGAGGTCGCCGAGTCGACCCTGGGCCGGGAGTTCGCCGGGTACGTCGGCACCCGCGTCGCGTTCGGCGCGGGCTTCATGGGCGGCGGCAACCTGCTCGGCCAGTTCGGCCAGATCCTCTCCGGCAACCGCACCGAGGGCGTCGACTGGGCGCAGGTCAAGGACGGGGTCGTCCAGGGCGCGGCCTTCGGCGCGGGCATGTTCGGCGGCCCGCTGGGCCACACGATCGGCGGTGCCGCGGCCGGCGGCGGCCTGGCCCTCGGTCAGGAGGTCTACGACCGGATCCAGGACCCGCACAACAAGATCGACTGGGGCCTCGTCGGACACAGCGCCGTGCAGGGCGGCGCGGCCGGTGCCATCTTCGGCACGCAGACCGTCCTGGAGCAGGCCAGGTTCAGTCTGCCGCACACCCGGATCGAGGGCCTGCGGATCGGTGCCGACGTGCACGTGCTGCCCGGCCACGACGGCGGCTTCAACGTCCTGGCCACCCGGGCGAACAACCACGAGGGGCTGCTGCTCACCAGCGACGGTTACGTCGCCTTCCAGGGCCGGGACGGCGTGGCCCACCTGCCGGAGGGGCTCGCGGAACGGCCCGACATCGCCGGAGTCCGCGACGAGCACTTCAGCAAACTCGACGTCGACCCGAAGGCCCGGGACGCCGCCGCGTCGCTCACGGGCGGCGTCCGGACCGACACGCCGGCCGGTACCCGGGCGGAGGCCGGCAGCGGCACACCGGCCCGTGCCGGTGACGGTGGAGGCGGCGGAGGCGGTGGCCCGCGGCAGAACGCGTCGGGTGGCGGCACGAGCACGCGTACCGGCGAGCCGGTCCGGTCGGCCGAGCCGACCCCCCGCACCATCGAGCGGGTACGCGTGCCCGGCGGCGACGGCGCGCCGACCGTCGACCGCACCGGACCGGTCGACCGGGGCGGGACGCCCGAGGTCACCGGCGACCGGGCCCCGGCCGACGGCACCGCTCCCACCGGGCGCGACGGCGGCTCGTCCGACGGCGGAGGTGATCCGCCCGGCACGGCAACGCGGGGCGACACCGACGCGTCGCCGTCGAGCCGCACCTCGGCCGACACCTCGGCGACGGATCGCCCCGCCGGTGACGCGCTGCCGAGCCAGCGCACGACCGAACCGATACCCGCCGATCACGCGCCGACCGATCGCGCGCCGACCGACGGCGTACCTACCGACCGTCCCCCGACCGACCGTGTACCTACCGATCGCGCGCCCGCCGACCGTGTACCTACCGATCGCGCGCCCGCCGACCGTGTACCTACCGATCGCGCGCCCGCCGACCGCGTACCTACCGATCGTGCGCCCGGCGACCGGTTGCCGGCCGACCGAGTGCCGGGGGAGCGGACGCCGGGTGGAGAGGCGCGGAGCGCGCCGGACGGGCCCCGGCCCGGTGGGGACCGGACGGTTGCCGGCGGCGACCGGGTGGGCCCCCGCGACGGCGTGGCCCCCGGCGGCGAGCGCACCACGCCCGGCGGCAGCCGGGTCGGTGCGGAGCGTGCGCCGGTGGGCGGGGAGCGGGCGCCGACGGGCGCCGAAGCACCACGCGGTGGGGAACGGCCTGGCCGGGACGGTGTCGACCCGGCGCCGGCGCACGCCCGCGACGGCCAGCCGGTCGACGGCACGGCCCGCACCGGGGGCGAGGGCCGGAGCCCGCGCGCTGCCGACCCCACACGCGACCCGGCTACGACCCCGACCGACCGGGGCCCCGCCCGTCCCGAGCAGCACGCGCAGACGCGGGACACCGTGCCGGCTGCACGGGACGGCGGCCCGCCGCCCGACGGCCCGCCGCACGACCCGACCACGGCTCACCCGGAACGGCACCACCCGGTCGACGAGCCGGTGATGCGCAGCGCCGGCGCGGAGGTCGGCGAGCCGCCGACGCCGGAGTCGATCCGGCAGGGCACCGTGCGGATGGAGCTGCACCCGGACTTCCCGCAGATGGTGAAGTTCCTCGAGGAGCACGGGTTCCGGTTGGTGGAGCACCCCAGGGGGCCGAACGTGGTGCTCCGACACGTCTACTCCGCCGACCGCACGCACGTGGTACGGCAGGAGCGCGAGGTTCGGTACCGCGAGGGCATGCGCTTCCTCGATCTCGAACACGAGATCGACCACGTGAACCAGTTGAAGGACCGGTTCAACTGGGAGATCGGCACCGAGGCCGTCCGGGAGCTGCCCAACGGCAACTTCGGCAAGATGAACGGGCCGCCGGGACTCCTCTCGCAGCGACACGACACGATCGTCGAGTACCACGTGCGCGTCGAGGAGGCGATCCGCCTCATCGAGCGGGGCGTGGACTCCGCAGTAATCCGCGATCACCTGGCGGGCGTCAAGAAGCACGAGGAGCTGATGGATCGGGCGCTCCGCTCCGGAGGCCCGAAGCTGGAGGCGTGGCGGGACAGGTACTTCTCCGACCTCGGCGAGTCGAAGAGCCGACTGGACGAGCTGCGTACCGAGTTCGAGAGCGGAGCGGCCCGGCCGGAGGGGGTCGCCGGCCGACCTGAGGCAACCGGCCACGACGGCGACGGGCCCCGGATGGCCAAGAACTCCCGCGTCGACGACCACCCCCGGGGACGGCACAGCGACGATGGCAATTCTGGTCGACTTTCAGAAGACCCGGGAAACCGGGACACAGGTGGAGTACCGCTTCGGACATCCGGAGATGGACCGCCTCCTGGTGATCGAGAAATCCACTCTGGAGGGCACTCCCTCGGACGGGACGGCGGACCGCACGTACGCGGCGGCGTTCACGAAGATCCTGCGGCTGCGGCGCGAGCGGGAGAGCTGGCCGGCGGGCGGGACGTACGCGGCGTAGACCCGGCCCGGCTGGTCTCCGTCGACGGGCCGCTTCCCGAGCGGCCGGTGGCCGCGCCCCGGGACGTCGCGGCCGTGCTCGACCGGGAGGTGACCGACCTCGTACGCGGACGGGACGCCGGCCCGGCCGACCAGCCGCACCGTGCCGACTGGGACCCGCAGACGCGGACCCTGCGCGTGCGCTACGGCGACGGCGTGGAGGTCGACGTCGTGGTGCAGGTGAACGAGTCGGTGCCGCCGGGCCGGTCGGTGGTGGTCCGCCCGCCGATGGAGGCCGTCGAGGGGGGCGGCTGGCGGCAGACCGAACCGGCCGGGGTGGTGCTCTCGTCGCACCTGCCCGCCGACCCGGTGGCCCGCGCCCCGCACGTCGAGGAGTCGCTGCGCGAGGCGTGGCGGACCCTGCACGACGAGGTGGGTGAGCAGCTCCGGCTGCCCGACCCGTCCGACGGTGCCCCGCCACCGCACGACGCCGGCCCGCCCGGTGACGGCCCGCCCCCGGTGGCCGAGCGCCCCGCGCCGGATGCGCTGCGCGTGCTGGAGGAGCCGGTCTCGCCGGAGGTCCCGGTACGCGACGCGGACGTGGTGGGCCGGCACCCGGTCACCCCCGCTGACCCGCCCTCGCCCGCCCCGCTCACCCCGGAGAGCGTGCGGCAGTCGGTCACCGGCCGGGGTGGCCCCGAACAGCTGGGCCGCTGGGCCGGCGAGCACCTGGTCGACCGGGCGGAGAACGGCCGGGTGCAGCCGAAGCCGGCCGAGGAGATCGCGGCGGTGGTGGACCGGCTCGCCGACGAGGCGGCCGACCTGGTCGGCCCGGCGCCGGAGCGCACCCCCGTCGACCAGGTGCGGCACAACGCCAGCCCGATCGCGGAGACCGACTTCGTGCCGGACGGCCGTCCCTGGAACCAGCCCGACGTGTCGCTGGGCGAGCTGCACCGGGCCGCGCACGGCACGCTGCCGACGGACTTCGCCGACGCCGGGGTGGTCGCGGTCCACTCCGAGGGCCCGTACGTCAAGGTGACGCTCGCCGACGGCGGTGAGCGGCACTTCGTGCCCCAGGTGGCGGGCGGGATGCGGGACCTCGCCGAGACGATCGTCCGTGCCGGTACCCCCGACGACCCGCACCTGGTCTACGTGAACCACCGGGTGGCGGCGGGCCAGCTGCCCCGGGTGTGGGTGCACGAGATCACCGAGACCCTCGCCATGCAGCACGCGGCGCAGACCCGGCCCGAGCCGCACGGGCTGCTCCGCCGGGCCATGACGGCGCTCGGGCGGATCTTCGGCGGTGGGGAGGCGGCCCGCCCCGAGGCGACGCCCCGGGTGGAGCCGCACGTGGCGGCCCGGCTCAACGAGCGGGTGCACCTCCAGCGGCTGCACGACTGGGCCGGCGGCCGCCCCGAGGAGCAGGCCCGGCTGCGCCGGGAGATCAGCGGCGTCGACCGGGACCTGGCCGCGCTGGGGCACCGGGTCGACCCACCCGAGGTGTACCGGCGGGTCCAGGACTGGGGTCTGCCCGACACCTCCCACCTGACCGGTGTGATCGGTGGCCGGCACGACGGGACACCGAATCCCGGGTCGGCCTGGCACGGCACCCCGCGCGACCCGGTGCCGTCGCAGCGCGCACCGCACGACCTGGCCCCGCCCGGCCGTCCGTCGCACGATCCGGCCCCGCCCTGGACGGTGTCGCACGACGTCGCCCCGCCGCGGACGGTCGGGCACGACGCCGCTCCGCCGTGGGCGGTGTCCCGTGACGGTGCCCCGCCGTGGGCGGCCCGGCACGACCTGGCGCCGTCCCACTCCGCGCCCCACGATCCGGGTCCGTCGCATCCGGCGCCGCACGACCCGGGTACGTCCCACCTGACACCCCACGACCCGGACCCGGGGTTTCCGGCGCCGCACGACGCGACCCCGCCGGAGCCCAGCCACGACGGGCACTGGACGGACAAGCCGTGGGAGCGGGAGGGCCGGCGACCCTCCTTCGACGAGCTCATCCCGGTCACGAACGCCGAGGCCGCCAAGTGGGCCGGCGAGGTCAAGGCCGAGTTCGGCCGGCAGATCGAGGGCCGCGAGTTCGGCGACGGCTTCCGGGTCCGGTTCGACGAGGACAATCACCCGATCAGCGTCTACCGCAACGAGGTGGTGCTGCGGCTCAAGGTGTACGACGCGGACGGTGGCCTCGCCGGCCGGACGGTACGGGTCTTCGCCCGGGAGCACGACGGCAGCCTGTACGTCACGCACAGCTCGATCAAGCTGTCCGACGGCGCCCAGGGGCGCGGCTTCTCCGACGGGTGGAACGGCTTCCTGGAGGGCTGGTACCGCGAGTCCGGCGTCCACCACATCGAGGTGCACGCCGTCGACCGGGGCGCGTACGCCTGGGCGCGGGCGGGCTACGAGTGGGCGCCGAACACGGAACACCGCGCGAACGAGGTGCTGGGCAAGCTGCGGACCGGTGTCCGGCAGATCGACGAACACCTCGACCAGCTCGCCCGCTGGCAGCGGGGCGAGGCGGAGCTGGACGTCGCGCCGCTGCTGGAGCGGTACGGCGTCGACCATCCGGACCAGCTGCCCGAGCGGATGCGGCACGAGCGGGACGCCGGTCAGCACATCCTCGACCGGGCCGCCCGACACCGCTTCGGCTCGCCGGACTATCCGCAGCCGCAGGAGATCAGCCGCGCCGGAGCGGACGGCCGCAGTGGCCGTGACCAGACGTGGGTGGGCAAGGAGGCCCTGCTCGGCAGCGACTGGAAGGGCGTCAAGCCGGTCAGCGACGGCGGGGTGGTCAACCCCCATCCCCGCGTCGAGTCGACCGACGGACGGCCGATCACGGCCGCCGCCGTACCGGACGGCGAGTTCCACGGGTACGCCCGGGAACTGCCGGAGCCTGAGGCCGTGCGGGACCTCGCCCGGTCCGCGCTGGCCGACGCGCCGCCGGTCCGCGTCGAACGGGTGGACCTCGACGTGGTGCCGGCCGACAGCCTGCCCGACGGTGCCGTCGCGCGCTCGGTGCCGGTGGACGGCGCCGGGCACACCCTGCCCGACGGGCACCTGCCGCCGCCCGACGGCGGCTACCGGATCGAGGTCTCCGACCGGGCCGGCGACCTCGCGGTGCCCCGGGCGGTCCGGCACGAGGTGGCGGAGCTGAACGCGATCGGCGAGCGGGCCCGCGCCGGGCTGGACCTGGACGCGCCGGACGTGCTGCGCCCCGGCGACGTGCCGGACGGGCCGTTGCCGACCCGGGGCGACCTGAGCCCGCACGACCTCGGTCGACTCGCGGAGCGGGACTACCTGCACGAGCTGGCCCGTGACCCGGAGCACGCCGCGCACGCCCGGTCCGAACTGGACGCGCTGGACCGGCACCTCGGCCTGCACCCCGACGACCCGGGCGCGGCGGCGCGCCGTCATGTCGTCGAGGATCACGCGGCCGCCCGGGACGAGGTCGGGACGGGGCACACGGACCGGACTGCCGCCGACGACGGTGGCGACCGGACCACCGGGTCCGACCACGGTGACGAGCCGATCACCCAGGAAACCGGTCACCTCAGCTACGACGACGTCAGCGACCTGTTGCCGGCCGATGACTCCGGTTACCGGGTAACCCCGGCCGACTGCGAATACCTGGGCATCTCCCCGGAGGCGGTCGCCGACTGGCACGCGCGGAGGGCTCCGCTGGGCATGACCCCCGAGCAGTTCGGCGAGTTCCGCACGTCGCTGGAAGAGGCGCTGCGGTTGGACGGCATCGATCCCCGAGCCGTGGACCTTCGGCTCCAGGGATCCTCCGCGCACTTCTTCTCCGGCGCCCACAAGGAACTCCCCAAGCTGGAGGACATCCCCGACGCCGAGGCGCAGCGGAGATACCAGGAATGGCGCGGCGACGAGTCGGAGCATCCATTGCGCCGTCCGTTCGACTCCATGTACAGGCTGGGTCTGGACGAGGAGCCGAGCGACTATGACGTCCAGGTCTCGTCGGACGCGGTGGCGACCAAGGCCGACGAAGTGCGGCAGGCCACTGGTGGGGCCGATGGACCGCTGTACCACCCGAAATATGGATTCGTGGTGAAGAGATTCGTGGAAGGGAGCATGCCTCACCTGCTCGAGTGGGCAGAGCGGCAGACCCAGGTCCTGGGGCGGGAAGTCGTACCAGCCGTGTTCTCGTCTACCGGGCCACCCGATCACAGTGCGTCAGGTAAGGTTTCCGCTCATTTCCGGGACAGTGACTGGCTGCTCAATCCGAGAAGAGAGAGCTGA